Proteins encoded within one genomic window of Pseudorasbora parva isolate DD20220531a chromosome 3, ASM2467924v1, whole genome shotgun sequence:
- the grin1b gene encoding glutamate receptor ionotropic, NMDA 1b isoform X1 — MRLVLFAFLISCSCARGGCEPKTVNIGAVLSQKRYEQVFKDAVTQANNIYGKDKFKMNAISVTHKPNAIQMALSVCEDLISNQVYAILVSHPPQSNDHLTPTPVSYTAGFYRIPVVGLTTRMSIYSDKSIHLSFLRTVPPYSHQAQVWFDMMREFQWNHIILIVSDDHEGRAAQKRLETLLEERETKSKNRNYENLDQLSFDNKRGPKAEKVLLFSQDTNLTALLQEAKELEARVIILSASEDEAAAIYKAARQLNMTGSGYVWLVGEREMSGKALSEAPDGLLGLQLINGKNESAHIYDAVAVVAQSIQELFEKENITEPPRGCVGNTNIWKTGPLFKRVLMSSKYPDGLTGRVEFNDDGDRRFAHYSILNYQKTRLVQVGVYNGSQVVMNTQRKIIWPGGETEKPKGYQMSTRLKIVTIHQEPFVYVKPTLRDGTCKEEYTVNGVLIKKVICTGPNETIPGIMCYIIQYIWTKVVLCPDLTGLCNSIGRPIVPQCCYGFCIDLLIKLAMTMNFTYEVHLVADGKFGTQERVNNSNKKEWNGMMGELLSGLADMIVAPLTINNERAQYIEFSKPFKYQGLTILVKKEIPRSTLDSFMQPFQSTLWLLVGLSVHVVAVMLYLLDRFSPFGRFKVNSEEEEEDALTLSSAMWFSWGVLLNSGIGEGAPRSFSARILGMVWAGFAMIIVASYTANLAAFLVLDRPEERITGINDPRLRNPSDKFIYATVKQSSVDIYFRRQVELSTMYRHMEKHNYESAAEAIQAVRDNKLHAFIWDSAVLEFEASQKCDLVTTGELFFRSGFGIGMRKDSPWKQNVSLAILSSHENGFMEDLDKTWVRYQECDSRSNAPATLTFENMAGVFMLVAGGIVAGIFLIFIEIAYKRHKDARRKQMQLAFAAVNVWRKNLQDRKSGRAEPDPKKKASFRSISTNLASNIKRRRSSKDTPYPTDITGQLNLSDPSVSTVV, encoded by the exons ATGCGTTTGGTTCTGTTCGCCTTCCTCATCTCGTGCTCCTGTGCGAGAGGCGGATGCGAACCAAAGACTGTGAACATTGGAGCTGTCCTGAGCCAGAAGAGATATGAACAAGTGTTCAAAGACGCTGTCACTCAAGCCAACAATATATACGGCAAAGACAAGTTCAAGATGAACGCTATTTCAGTCACCCATAAGCCAAACGCCATCCAGATGGCACTCTCCGTGTGTGAGGACCTCATCTCTAACCAG GTGTATGCGATCCTGGTGAGCCACCCACCCCAATCCAACGACCATCTGACTCCCACTCCGGTGTCCTACACGGCTGGCTTTTACCGCATCCCTGTTGTGGGCCTCACAACCCGCATGTCCATCTACTCCGATAAG AGCATCCACCTCTCTTTCCTGCGCACGGTGCCGCCTTATTCCCACCAAGCCCAAGTGTGGTTTGACATGATGCGTGAGTTCCAGTGGAATCACATCATCCTGATTGTGAGTGATGACCATGAGGGCAGAGCGGCACAGAAAAGACTGGAAACCCTGCTGGAGGAGAGGGAGACGAAG AGTAAAAACAGGAACTATGAAAACCTCGACCAACTGTCCTTTGACAACAAGCGAGGACCCAAG GCAGAGAAAGTGCTCCTGTTCAGCCAAGACACAAATCTGACGGCTCTGCTCCAGGAGGCCAAAGAGCTAGAGGCTCGAGTTATCATCCTGTCTGCAAG TGAAGATGAAGCCGCAGCCATTTATAAAGCGGCACGCCAGCTCAATATGACAGGCTCTGGTTACGTGTGGCTGGTTGGAGAGAGGGAGATGTCTGGTAAAGCACTGAGTGAAGCCCCAGATG GCTTGCTCGGCCTTCAGCTTATCAATGGCAAGAACGAGTCTGCGCACATCTACGATGCCGTGGCTGTGGTGGCCCAATCCATTCAGGAGCTCTTTGAGAAGGAGAATATCACAGAGCCTCCTCGAGGCTGTGTTGGCAATACAAACATCTGGAAGACTGGCCCACTCTTCAAACG AGTGCTGATGTCATCCAAGTACCCAGATGGCCTGACAGGCCGCGTGGAGTTTAATGATGACGGAGACAGGAGGTTCGCCCACTACAGCATTCTGAACTACCAGAAAACCCGGCTGGTGCAAGTGGGCGTCTACAATGGCTCGCAA GTAGTAATGAACACTCAGAGGAAGATTATTTGGCCAGGAGGAGAAACTGAAAAGCCAAAAGGCTATCAGATGTCAACAAGATTAAAG ATTGTCACCATTCATCAAGAGCCCTTTGTCTATGTGAAACCGACGTTACGAGATGGAACATGTAAGGAAGAGTACACTGTAAATGGAGTCCTGATCAAAAAAGTTATCTGCACGGGCCCCAATGAGACCATTCCAGGTATTATGtgttatattatacaatatatttggACCAAAGTTGTGCTTTGTCCAGATCTGACTGGCTTGTGTAACTCTATAGGTCGCCCCATAGTGCCTCAATGCTGCTATGGATTCTGCATTGATCTTTTGATCAAACTTGCAATGACAATGAACTTTACCTATGAAGTGCATCTAGTGGCCGATGGCAAATTTGGCACTCAGGAGCGT GTAAATAACAGCAACAAGAAGGAGTGGAATGGCATGATGGGAGAGCTCCTGAGTGGCTTGGCAGATATGATCGTGGCTCCACTTACTATCAACAATGAACGAGCCCAGTACATAGAGTTCTCGAAACCATTCAAATACCAGGGGCTCACAATACTTGTCAAAAAG GAAATACCACGAAGTACACTGGACTCGTTCATGCAGCCTTTTCAGAGCACTCTGTGGTTACTGGTGGGTCTATCGGTCCATGTTGTGGCGGTGATGCTCTACCTATTAGACCGTTTCAG CCCGTTTGGAAGGTTTAAAGTAAATAgtgaagaggaagaagaagatgCCCTCACTTTATCCTCTGCTATGTGGTTCTCCTGGGGTGTACTTTTGAACTCCGGCATTGGAGAAG GTGCCCCTCGGAGCTTTTCAGCAAGGATTTTAGGTATGGTGTGGGCTGGTTTTGCTATGATTATTGTTGCATCTTATACTGCCAATTTGGCAGCCTTCCTAGTGCTGGATCGGCCTGAGGAGCGCATTACCGGCATCAACGACCCTAGG CTGCGAAACCCATCAGACAAGTTCATCTACGCCACAGTGAAGCAGAGCTCTGTGGATATTTACTTCCGGCGCCAAGTTGAGCTAAGCACCATGTACCGCCACATGGAAAAGCACAACTACGAGAGCGCCGCTGAAGCCATCCAGGCTGTGCGAGACAA CAAACTCCATGCATTTATATGGGATTCAGCAGTGTTGGAGTTTGAGGCCTCGCAGAAATGTGACCTGGTCACCACAGGCGAACTGTTCTTCCGCTCTGGATTCGGTATTGGCATGCGCAAAGACAGCCCATGGAAGCAAAATGTCTCACTGGCCATCCTCAG TTCCCATGAGAATGGCTTCATGGAGGACTTGGATAAAACCTGGGTCCGTTATCAGGAGTGTGACTCCAGAAGCAATGCACCAGCCACACTCACTTTTGAGAATATGGCAG GCGTGTTTATGTTGGTTGCTGGTGGCATCGTTGCCGGGATCTTCCTCATTTTCATTGAGATTGCATACAAACGACACAAGGACGCGCGCAGGAAGCAAATGCAGCTGGCCTTTGCAGCGGTTAATGTCTGGAGGAAGAACCTACAG gaTAGGAAAAGTGGTAGAGCAGAGCCCGACCCCAAAAAGAAAGCCTCTTTTAGGTCCATCAGTACCAACCTGGCCTCCAACATCAAGAGACGTAGGTCGTCCAAAGACACG
- the grin1b gene encoding glutamate receptor ionotropic, NMDA 1b isoform X2, with the protein MRLVLFAFLISCSCARGGCEPKTVNIGAVLSQKRYEQVFKDAVTQANNIYGKDKFKMNAISVTHKPNAIQMALSVCEDLISNQVYAILVSHPPQSNDHLTPTPVSYTAGFYRIPVVGLTTRMSIYSDKSIHLSFLRTVPPYSHQAQVWFDMMREFQWNHIILIVSDDHEGRAAQKRLETLLEERETKSKNRNYENLDQLSFDNKRGPKAEKVLLFSQDTNLTALLQEAKELEARVIILSASEDEAAAIYKAARQLNMTGSGYVWLVGEREMSGKALSEAPDGLLGLQLINGKNESAHIYDAVAVVAQSIQELFEKENITEPPRGCVGNTNIWKTGPLFKRVLMSSKYPDGLTGRVEFNDDGDRRFAHYSILNYQKTRLVQVGVYNGSQVVMNTQRKIIWPGGETEKPKGYQMSTRLKIVTIHQEPFVYVKPTLRDGTCKEEYTVNGVLIKKVICTGPNETIPGRPIVPQCCYGFCIDLLIKLAMTMNFTYEVHLVADGKFGTQERVNNSNKKEWNGMMGELLSGLADMIVAPLTINNERAQYIEFSKPFKYQGLTILVKKEIPRSTLDSFMQPFQSTLWLLVGLSVHVVAVMLYLLDRFSPFGRFKVNSEEEEEDALTLSSAMWFSWGVLLNSGIGEGAPRSFSARILGMVWAGFAMIIVASYTANLAAFLVLDRPEERITGINDPRLRNPSDKFIYATVKQSSVDIYFRRQVELSTMYRHMEKHNYESAAEAIQAVRDNKLHAFIWDSAVLEFEASQKCDLVTTGELFFRSGFGIGMRKDSPWKQNVSLAILSSHENGFMEDLDKTWVRYQECDSRSNAPATLTFENMAGVFMLVAGGIVAGIFLIFIEIAYKRHKDARRKQMQLAFAAVNVWRKNLQDRKSGRAEPDPKKKASFRSISTNLASNIKRRRSSKDTPYPTDITGQLNLSDPSVSTVV; encoded by the exons ATGCGTTTGGTTCTGTTCGCCTTCCTCATCTCGTGCTCCTGTGCGAGAGGCGGATGCGAACCAAAGACTGTGAACATTGGAGCTGTCCTGAGCCAGAAGAGATATGAACAAGTGTTCAAAGACGCTGTCACTCAAGCCAACAATATATACGGCAAAGACAAGTTCAAGATGAACGCTATTTCAGTCACCCATAAGCCAAACGCCATCCAGATGGCACTCTCCGTGTGTGAGGACCTCATCTCTAACCAG GTGTATGCGATCCTGGTGAGCCACCCACCCCAATCCAACGACCATCTGACTCCCACTCCGGTGTCCTACACGGCTGGCTTTTACCGCATCCCTGTTGTGGGCCTCACAACCCGCATGTCCATCTACTCCGATAAG AGCATCCACCTCTCTTTCCTGCGCACGGTGCCGCCTTATTCCCACCAAGCCCAAGTGTGGTTTGACATGATGCGTGAGTTCCAGTGGAATCACATCATCCTGATTGTGAGTGATGACCATGAGGGCAGAGCGGCACAGAAAAGACTGGAAACCCTGCTGGAGGAGAGGGAGACGAAG AGTAAAAACAGGAACTATGAAAACCTCGACCAACTGTCCTTTGACAACAAGCGAGGACCCAAG GCAGAGAAAGTGCTCCTGTTCAGCCAAGACACAAATCTGACGGCTCTGCTCCAGGAGGCCAAAGAGCTAGAGGCTCGAGTTATCATCCTGTCTGCAAG TGAAGATGAAGCCGCAGCCATTTATAAAGCGGCACGCCAGCTCAATATGACAGGCTCTGGTTACGTGTGGCTGGTTGGAGAGAGGGAGATGTCTGGTAAAGCACTGAGTGAAGCCCCAGATG GCTTGCTCGGCCTTCAGCTTATCAATGGCAAGAACGAGTCTGCGCACATCTACGATGCCGTGGCTGTGGTGGCCCAATCCATTCAGGAGCTCTTTGAGAAGGAGAATATCACAGAGCCTCCTCGAGGCTGTGTTGGCAATACAAACATCTGGAAGACTGGCCCACTCTTCAAACG AGTGCTGATGTCATCCAAGTACCCAGATGGCCTGACAGGCCGCGTGGAGTTTAATGATGACGGAGACAGGAGGTTCGCCCACTACAGCATTCTGAACTACCAGAAAACCCGGCTGGTGCAAGTGGGCGTCTACAATGGCTCGCAA GTAGTAATGAACACTCAGAGGAAGATTATTTGGCCAGGAGGAGAAACTGAAAAGCCAAAAGGCTATCAGATGTCAACAAGATTAAAG ATTGTCACCATTCATCAAGAGCCCTTTGTCTATGTGAAACCGACGTTACGAGATGGAACATGTAAGGAAGAGTACACTGTAAATGGAGTCCTGATCAAAAAAGTTATCTGCACGGGCCCCAATGAGACCATTCCAG GTCGCCCCATAGTGCCTCAATGCTGCTATGGATTCTGCATTGATCTTTTGATCAAACTTGCAATGACAATGAACTTTACCTATGAAGTGCATCTAGTGGCCGATGGCAAATTTGGCACTCAGGAGCGT GTAAATAACAGCAACAAGAAGGAGTGGAATGGCATGATGGGAGAGCTCCTGAGTGGCTTGGCAGATATGATCGTGGCTCCACTTACTATCAACAATGAACGAGCCCAGTACATAGAGTTCTCGAAACCATTCAAATACCAGGGGCTCACAATACTTGTCAAAAAG GAAATACCACGAAGTACACTGGACTCGTTCATGCAGCCTTTTCAGAGCACTCTGTGGTTACTGGTGGGTCTATCGGTCCATGTTGTGGCGGTGATGCTCTACCTATTAGACCGTTTCAG CCCGTTTGGAAGGTTTAAAGTAAATAgtgaagaggaagaagaagatgCCCTCACTTTATCCTCTGCTATGTGGTTCTCCTGGGGTGTACTTTTGAACTCCGGCATTGGAGAAG GTGCCCCTCGGAGCTTTTCAGCAAGGATTTTAGGTATGGTGTGGGCTGGTTTTGCTATGATTATTGTTGCATCTTATACTGCCAATTTGGCAGCCTTCCTAGTGCTGGATCGGCCTGAGGAGCGCATTACCGGCATCAACGACCCTAGG CTGCGAAACCCATCAGACAAGTTCATCTACGCCACAGTGAAGCAGAGCTCTGTGGATATTTACTTCCGGCGCCAAGTTGAGCTAAGCACCATGTACCGCCACATGGAAAAGCACAACTACGAGAGCGCCGCTGAAGCCATCCAGGCTGTGCGAGACAA CAAACTCCATGCATTTATATGGGATTCAGCAGTGTTGGAGTTTGAGGCCTCGCAGAAATGTGACCTGGTCACCACAGGCGAACTGTTCTTCCGCTCTGGATTCGGTATTGGCATGCGCAAAGACAGCCCATGGAAGCAAAATGTCTCACTGGCCATCCTCAG TTCCCATGAGAATGGCTTCATGGAGGACTTGGATAAAACCTGGGTCCGTTATCAGGAGTGTGACTCCAGAAGCAATGCACCAGCCACACTCACTTTTGAGAATATGGCAG GCGTGTTTATGTTGGTTGCTGGTGGCATCGTTGCCGGGATCTTCCTCATTTTCATTGAGATTGCATACAAACGACACAAGGACGCGCGCAGGAAGCAAATGCAGCTGGCCTTTGCAGCGGTTAATGTCTGGAGGAAGAACCTACAG gaTAGGAAAAGTGGTAGAGCAGAGCCCGACCCCAAAAAGAAAGCCTCTTTTAGGTCCATCAGTACCAACCTGGCCTCCAACATCAAGAGACGTAGGTCGTCCAAAGACACG
- the grin1b gene encoding glutamate receptor ionotropic, NMDA 1b isoform X4 — MRLVLFAFLISCSCARGGCEPKTVNIGAVLSQKRYEQVFKDAVTQANNIYGKDKFKMNAISVTHKPNAIQMALSVCEDLISNQVYAILVSHPPQSNDHLTPTPVSYTAGFYRIPVVGLTTRMSIYSDKSIHLSFLRTVPPYSHQAQVWFDMMREFQWNHIILIVSDDHEGRAAQKRLETLLEERETKAEKVLLFSQDTNLTALLQEAKELEARVIILSASEDEAAAIYKAARQLNMTGSGYVWLVGEREMSGKALSEAPDGLLGLQLINGKNESAHIYDAVAVVAQSIQELFEKENITEPPRGCVGNTNIWKTGPLFKRVLMSSKYPDGLTGRVEFNDDGDRRFAHYSILNYQKTRLVQVGVYNGSQVVMNTQRKIIWPGGETEKPKGYQMSTRLKIVTIHQEPFVYVKPTLRDGTCKEEYTVNGVLIKKVICTGPNETIPGRPIVPQCCYGFCIDLLIKLAMTMNFTYEVHLVADGKFGTQERVNNSNKKEWNGMMGELLSGLADMIVAPLTINNERAQYIEFSKPFKYQGLTILVKKEIPRSTLDSFMQPFQSTLWLLVGLSVHVVAVMLYLLDRFSPFGRFKVNSEEEEEDALTLSSAMWFSWGVLLNSGIGEGAPRSFSARILGMVWAGFAMIIVASYTANLAAFLVLDRPEERITGINDPRLRNPSDKFIYATVKQSSVDIYFRRQVELSTMYRHMEKHNYESAAEAIQAVRDNKLHAFIWDSAVLEFEASQKCDLVTTGELFFRSGFGIGMRKDSPWKQNVSLAILSSHENGFMEDLDKTWVRYQECDSRSNAPATLTFENMAGVFMLVAGGIVAGIFLIFIEIAYKRHKDARRKQMQLAFAAVNVWRKNLQDRKSGRAEPDPKKKASFRSISTNLASNIKRRRSSKDTPYPTDITGQLNLSDPSVSTVV; from the exons ATGCGTTTGGTTCTGTTCGCCTTCCTCATCTCGTGCTCCTGTGCGAGAGGCGGATGCGAACCAAAGACTGTGAACATTGGAGCTGTCCTGAGCCAGAAGAGATATGAACAAGTGTTCAAAGACGCTGTCACTCAAGCCAACAATATATACGGCAAAGACAAGTTCAAGATGAACGCTATTTCAGTCACCCATAAGCCAAACGCCATCCAGATGGCACTCTCCGTGTGTGAGGACCTCATCTCTAACCAG GTGTATGCGATCCTGGTGAGCCACCCACCCCAATCCAACGACCATCTGACTCCCACTCCGGTGTCCTACACGGCTGGCTTTTACCGCATCCCTGTTGTGGGCCTCACAACCCGCATGTCCATCTACTCCGATAAG AGCATCCACCTCTCTTTCCTGCGCACGGTGCCGCCTTATTCCCACCAAGCCCAAGTGTGGTTTGACATGATGCGTGAGTTCCAGTGGAATCACATCATCCTGATTGTGAGTGATGACCATGAGGGCAGAGCGGCACAGAAAAGACTGGAAACCCTGCTGGAGGAGAGGGAGACGAAG GCAGAGAAAGTGCTCCTGTTCAGCCAAGACACAAATCTGACGGCTCTGCTCCAGGAGGCCAAAGAGCTAGAGGCTCGAGTTATCATCCTGTCTGCAAG TGAAGATGAAGCCGCAGCCATTTATAAAGCGGCACGCCAGCTCAATATGACAGGCTCTGGTTACGTGTGGCTGGTTGGAGAGAGGGAGATGTCTGGTAAAGCACTGAGTGAAGCCCCAGATG GCTTGCTCGGCCTTCAGCTTATCAATGGCAAGAACGAGTCTGCGCACATCTACGATGCCGTGGCTGTGGTGGCCCAATCCATTCAGGAGCTCTTTGAGAAGGAGAATATCACAGAGCCTCCTCGAGGCTGTGTTGGCAATACAAACATCTGGAAGACTGGCCCACTCTTCAAACG AGTGCTGATGTCATCCAAGTACCCAGATGGCCTGACAGGCCGCGTGGAGTTTAATGATGACGGAGACAGGAGGTTCGCCCACTACAGCATTCTGAACTACCAGAAAACCCGGCTGGTGCAAGTGGGCGTCTACAATGGCTCGCAA GTAGTAATGAACACTCAGAGGAAGATTATTTGGCCAGGAGGAGAAACTGAAAAGCCAAAAGGCTATCAGATGTCAACAAGATTAAAG ATTGTCACCATTCATCAAGAGCCCTTTGTCTATGTGAAACCGACGTTACGAGATGGAACATGTAAGGAAGAGTACACTGTAAATGGAGTCCTGATCAAAAAAGTTATCTGCACGGGCCCCAATGAGACCATTCCAG GTCGCCCCATAGTGCCTCAATGCTGCTATGGATTCTGCATTGATCTTTTGATCAAACTTGCAATGACAATGAACTTTACCTATGAAGTGCATCTAGTGGCCGATGGCAAATTTGGCACTCAGGAGCGT GTAAATAACAGCAACAAGAAGGAGTGGAATGGCATGATGGGAGAGCTCCTGAGTGGCTTGGCAGATATGATCGTGGCTCCACTTACTATCAACAATGAACGAGCCCAGTACATAGAGTTCTCGAAACCATTCAAATACCAGGGGCTCACAATACTTGTCAAAAAG GAAATACCACGAAGTACACTGGACTCGTTCATGCAGCCTTTTCAGAGCACTCTGTGGTTACTGGTGGGTCTATCGGTCCATGTTGTGGCGGTGATGCTCTACCTATTAGACCGTTTCAG CCCGTTTGGAAGGTTTAAAGTAAATAgtgaagaggaagaagaagatgCCCTCACTTTATCCTCTGCTATGTGGTTCTCCTGGGGTGTACTTTTGAACTCCGGCATTGGAGAAG GTGCCCCTCGGAGCTTTTCAGCAAGGATTTTAGGTATGGTGTGGGCTGGTTTTGCTATGATTATTGTTGCATCTTATACTGCCAATTTGGCAGCCTTCCTAGTGCTGGATCGGCCTGAGGAGCGCATTACCGGCATCAACGACCCTAGG CTGCGAAACCCATCAGACAAGTTCATCTACGCCACAGTGAAGCAGAGCTCTGTGGATATTTACTTCCGGCGCCAAGTTGAGCTAAGCACCATGTACCGCCACATGGAAAAGCACAACTACGAGAGCGCCGCTGAAGCCATCCAGGCTGTGCGAGACAA CAAACTCCATGCATTTATATGGGATTCAGCAGTGTTGGAGTTTGAGGCCTCGCAGAAATGTGACCTGGTCACCACAGGCGAACTGTTCTTCCGCTCTGGATTCGGTATTGGCATGCGCAAAGACAGCCCATGGAAGCAAAATGTCTCACTGGCCATCCTCAG TTCCCATGAGAATGGCTTCATGGAGGACTTGGATAAAACCTGGGTCCGTTATCAGGAGTGTGACTCCAGAAGCAATGCACCAGCCACACTCACTTTTGAGAATATGGCAG GCGTGTTTATGTTGGTTGCTGGTGGCATCGTTGCCGGGATCTTCCTCATTTTCATTGAGATTGCATACAAACGACACAAGGACGCGCGCAGGAAGCAAATGCAGCTGGCCTTTGCAGCGGTTAATGTCTGGAGGAAGAACCTACAG gaTAGGAAAAGTGGTAGAGCAGAGCCCGACCCCAAAAAGAAAGCCTCTTTTAGGTCCATCAGTACCAACCTGGCCTCCAACATCAAGAGACGTAGGTCGTCCAAAGACACG
- the grin1b gene encoding glutamate receptor ionotropic, NMDA 1b isoform X3, which translates to MRLVLFAFLISCSCARGGCEPKTVNIGAVLSQKRYEQVFKDAVTQANNIYGKDKFKMNAISVTHKPNAIQMALSVCEDLISNQVYAILVSHPPQSNDHLTPTPVSYTAGFYRIPVVGLTTRMSIYSDKSIHLSFLRTVPPYSHQAQVWFDMMREFQWNHIILIVSDDHEGRAAQKRLETLLEERETKSKNRNYENLDQLSFDNKRGPKAEKVLLFSQDTNLTALLQEAKELEARVIILSASEDEAAAIYKAARQLNMTGSGYVWLVGEREMSGKALSEAPDGLLGLQLINGKNESAHIYDAVAVVAQSIQELFEKENITEPPRGCVGNTNIWKTGPLFKRVLMSSKYPDGLTGRVEFNDDGDRRFAHYSILNYQKTRLVQVGVYNGSQVVMNTQRKIIWPGGETEKPKGYQMSTRLKIVTIHQEPFVYVKPTLRDGTCKEEYTVNGVLIKKVICTGPNETIPGIMCYIIQYIWTKVVLCPDLTGLCNSIGRPIVPQCCYGFCIDLLIKLAMTMNFTYEVHLVADGKFGTQERVNNSNKKEWNGMMGELLSGLADMIVAPLTINNERAQYIEFSKPFKYQGLTILVKKEIPRSTLDSFMQPFQSTLWLLVGLSVHVVAVMLYLLDRFSPFGRFKVNSEEEEEDALTLSSAMWFSWGVLLNSGIGEGAPRSFSARILGMVWAGFAMIIVASYTANLAAFLVLDRPEERITGINDPRLRNPSDKFIYATVKQSSVDIYFRRQVELSTMYRHMEKHNYESAAEAIQAVRDNKLHAFIWDSAVLEFEASQKCDLVTTGELFFRSGFGIGMRKDSPWKQNVSLAILSSHENGFMEDLDKTWVRYQECDSRSNAPATLTFENMAGVFMLVAGGIVAGIFLIFIEIAYKRHKDARRKQMQLAFAAVNVWRKNLQPYPTDITGQLNLSDPSVSTVV; encoded by the exons ATGCGTTTGGTTCTGTTCGCCTTCCTCATCTCGTGCTCCTGTGCGAGAGGCGGATGCGAACCAAAGACTGTGAACATTGGAGCTGTCCTGAGCCAGAAGAGATATGAACAAGTGTTCAAAGACGCTGTCACTCAAGCCAACAATATATACGGCAAAGACAAGTTCAAGATGAACGCTATTTCAGTCACCCATAAGCCAAACGCCATCCAGATGGCACTCTCCGTGTGTGAGGACCTCATCTCTAACCAG GTGTATGCGATCCTGGTGAGCCACCCACCCCAATCCAACGACCATCTGACTCCCACTCCGGTGTCCTACACGGCTGGCTTTTACCGCATCCCTGTTGTGGGCCTCACAACCCGCATGTCCATCTACTCCGATAAG AGCATCCACCTCTCTTTCCTGCGCACGGTGCCGCCTTATTCCCACCAAGCCCAAGTGTGGTTTGACATGATGCGTGAGTTCCAGTGGAATCACATCATCCTGATTGTGAGTGATGACCATGAGGGCAGAGCGGCACAGAAAAGACTGGAAACCCTGCTGGAGGAGAGGGAGACGAAG AGTAAAAACAGGAACTATGAAAACCTCGACCAACTGTCCTTTGACAACAAGCGAGGACCCAAG GCAGAGAAAGTGCTCCTGTTCAGCCAAGACACAAATCTGACGGCTCTGCTCCAGGAGGCCAAAGAGCTAGAGGCTCGAGTTATCATCCTGTCTGCAAG TGAAGATGAAGCCGCAGCCATTTATAAAGCGGCACGCCAGCTCAATATGACAGGCTCTGGTTACGTGTGGCTGGTTGGAGAGAGGGAGATGTCTGGTAAAGCACTGAGTGAAGCCCCAGATG GCTTGCTCGGCCTTCAGCTTATCAATGGCAAGAACGAGTCTGCGCACATCTACGATGCCGTGGCTGTGGTGGCCCAATCCATTCAGGAGCTCTTTGAGAAGGAGAATATCACAGAGCCTCCTCGAGGCTGTGTTGGCAATACAAACATCTGGAAGACTGGCCCACTCTTCAAACG AGTGCTGATGTCATCCAAGTACCCAGATGGCCTGACAGGCCGCGTGGAGTTTAATGATGACGGAGACAGGAGGTTCGCCCACTACAGCATTCTGAACTACCAGAAAACCCGGCTGGTGCAAGTGGGCGTCTACAATGGCTCGCAA GTAGTAATGAACACTCAGAGGAAGATTATTTGGCCAGGAGGAGAAACTGAAAAGCCAAAAGGCTATCAGATGTCAACAAGATTAAAG ATTGTCACCATTCATCAAGAGCCCTTTGTCTATGTGAAACCGACGTTACGAGATGGAACATGTAAGGAAGAGTACACTGTAAATGGAGTCCTGATCAAAAAAGTTATCTGCACGGGCCCCAATGAGACCATTCCAGGTATTATGtgttatattatacaatatatttggACCAAAGTTGTGCTTTGTCCAGATCTGACTGGCTTGTGTAACTCTATAGGTCGCCCCATAGTGCCTCAATGCTGCTATGGATTCTGCATTGATCTTTTGATCAAACTTGCAATGACAATGAACTTTACCTATGAAGTGCATCTAGTGGCCGATGGCAAATTTGGCACTCAGGAGCGT GTAAATAACAGCAACAAGAAGGAGTGGAATGGCATGATGGGAGAGCTCCTGAGTGGCTTGGCAGATATGATCGTGGCTCCACTTACTATCAACAATGAACGAGCCCAGTACATAGAGTTCTCGAAACCATTCAAATACCAGGGGCTCACAATACTTGTCAAAAAG GAAATACCACGAAGTACACTGGACTCGTTCATGCAGCCTTTTCAGAGCACTCTGTGGTTACTGGTGGGTCTATCGGTCCATGTTGTGGCGGTGATGCTCTACCTATTAGACCGTTTCAG CCCGTTTGGAAGGTTTAAAGTAAATAgtgaagaggaagaagaagatgCCCTCACTTTATCCTCTGCTATGTGGTTCTCCTGGGGTGTACTTTTGAACTCCGGCATTGGAGAAG GTGCCCCTCGGAGCTTTTCAGCAAGGATTTTAGGTATGGTGTGGGCTGGTTTTGCTATGATTATTGTTGCATCTTATACTGCCAATTTGGCAGCCTTCCTAGTGCTGGATCGGCCTGAGGAGCGCATTACCGGCATCAACGACCCTAGG CTGCGAAACCCATCAGACAAGTTCATCTACGCCACAGTGAAGCAGAGCTCTGTGGATATTTACTTCCGGCGCCAAGTTGAGCTAAGCACCATGTACCGCCACATGGAAAAGCACAACTACGAGAGCGCCGCTGAAGCCATCCAGGCTGTGCGAGACAA CAAACTCCATGCATTTATATGGGATTCAGCAGTGTTGGAGTTTGAGGCCTCGCAGAAATGTGACCTGGTCACCACAGGCGAACTGTTCTTCCGCTCTGGATTCGGTATTGGCATGCGCAAAGACAGCCCATGGAAGCAAAATGTCTCACTGGCCATCCTCAG TTCCCATGAGAATGGCTTCATGGAGGACTTGGATAAAACCTGGGTCCGTTATCAGGAGTGTGACTCCAGAAGCAATGCACCAGCCACACTCACTTTTGAGAATATGGCAG GCGTGTTTATGTTGGTTGCTGGTGGCATCGTTGCCGGGATCTTCCTCATTTTCATTGAGATTGCATACAAACGACACAAGGACGCGCGCAGGAAGCAAATGCAGCTGGCCTTTGCAGCGGTTAATGTCTGGAGGAAGAACCTACAG